In Thiovibrio frasassiensis, one DNA window encodes the following:
- the glyQ gene encoding glycine--tRNA ligase subunit alpha has product MYFQDIILELSKFWAEQGCALQQPYDMEVGAGTFHPATLLRALGPEPWKVAYVQPSRRPTDGRYGENPNRLQHYYQFQAMLKPSPANIQDLYIESLTRFGLDPLEHDIRFVEDDWESPTLGASGLGWEVWLDGMEITQFTYFQHAGSLELHPITVEVTYGLERIAMYLQGVDSVYDIAWNSEISYGDIFHRAEVEFSTFNFEQANVTALLSFFDTFESEAHRLLGAELILPAYDYCLKCSHTFNLLDARKAISVAERTRYIGRIRNIARKVAEQFVAQREKMGFPLLKVKNGE; this is encoded by the coding sequence ATGTACTTTCAGGATATCATCCTCGAACTCAGCAAATTTTGGGCCGAACAGGGGTGTGCGTTACAGCAGCCCTATGACATGGAGGTGGGGGCCGGCACCTTCCATCCCGCCACCCTGTTACGGGCCTTGGGTCCCGAGCCTTGGAAGGTTGCTTACGTACAGCCTTCCCGGCGGCCAACCGATGGCCGCTATGGCGAAAACCCGAACCGGCTTCAGCATTACTACCAGTTTCAGGCGATGCTCAAGCCCTCTCCCGCCAATATTCAGGATCTCTATATCGAGAGCCTGACCCGTTTCGGCCTGGACCCGCTGGAGCACGATATCCGCTTTGTCGAGGATGACTGGGAGTCTCCAACCCTCGGCGCCTCGGGCTTAGGCTGGGAGGTATGGCTGGACGGCATGGAGATCACCCAATTCACCTACTTCCAACACGCGGGCAGCCTGGAGCTGCATCCGATCACGGTGGAGGTGACCTACGGGTTGGAACGGATCGCCATGTATCTGCAAGGGGTGGACAGCGTCTACGATATCGCCTGGAACTCCGAGATCTCCTACGGGGACATCTTTCACCGGGCCGAGGTGGAATTCTCCACCTTCAACTTCGAGCAGGCCAATGTCACGGCCCTGCTCTCCTTCTTCGACACCTTTGAATCGGAAGCCCACCGGCTGCTCGGTGCGGAGTTGATCCTGCCCGCCTACGATTACTGCCTCAAATGCTCGCACACCTTCAACCTGCTGGACGCAAGAAAGGCCATCAGCGTTGCAGAGCGGACCAGATACATCGGCAGGATCAGGAATATCGCGAGAAAGGTAGCGGAACAGTTCGTGGCCCAGCGCGAGAAGATGGGCTTTCCGCTATTGAAAGTGAAGAATGGAGAGTGA